A genomic stretch from Pseudomonas sp. MUP55 includes:
- a CDS encoding DMT family transporter has protein sequence MTPRSALGALHIGALMFGLTGVFGKLAAASPAIIVFGRAAFAVIALAAFARFASHAPWKRLEWRDWRRLLVSGVLLAAHWVTFFIAVKVAGVAVATLGFTAFPAFTVILEGLIFRERIRANEVLLVALVTVGLVLVTPDFNLASEATGGLLWGIASGLLFSLLSLNNRASSGRIPAVQAALCQNLVVAACLLPVAAPGLADVRALDWLWIGLLGVFCTGLAHSLFVASLAVIKARTASVVFAMEPVYGITVAWLLFAETPTLRMLLGGALIIVAIVLSGLMGGASQAKQPAAA, from the coding sequence ATGACTCCCCGCTCAGCCCTCGGCGCCCTGCATATCGGCGCATTGATGTTTGGTCTCACTGGCGTATTCGGCAAGCTGGCGGCCGCCTCCCCCGCCATCATCGTCTTTGGGCGCGCTGCGTTTGCGGTGATTGCCCTGGCGGCGTTTGCCCGCTTTGCCAGCCATGCGCCATGGAAGCGGCTCGAGTGGCGTGACTGGCGCCGCTTGCTCGTCAGCGGTGTGCTGCTGGCGGCGCATTGGGTGACTTTCTTTATTGCGGTAAAAGTGGCCGGCGTGGCGGTCGCGACCTTGGGGTTTACCGCCTTTCCAGCGTTTACGGTGATCCTCGAAGGGCTGATTTTCCGCGAGCGCATTCGCGCCAATGAAGTGCTACTGGTGGCGTTGGTCACCGTAGGGCTGGTGCTGGTCACCCCGGACTTCAACCTGGCCAGCGAAGCCACCGGTGGCCTGTTATGGGGGATTGCGTCCGGGCTGCTGTTCTCCCTGTTGTCGCTGAATAACCGCGCCAGCTCCGGGCGAATTCCCGCCGTACAGGCCGCGCTGTGCCAGAACCTGGTGGTTGCGGCCTGCCTGTTGCCCGTGGCCGCGCCGGGCCTGGCCGATGTGCGCGCGCTGGACTGGCTGTGGATCGGCCTGCTCGGGGTGTTCTGTACCGGCCTGGCCCATAGCCTGTTTGTCGCCAGCCTCGCAGTGATCAAGGCGCGCACCGCGTCAGTGGTGTTCGCCATGGAACCGGTCTATGGCATCACGGTGGCCTGGCTGCTGTTTGCCGAAACCCCGACCTTGCGCATGCTGCTGGGCGGCGCGCTGATCATCGTCGCCATCGTGCTGTCCGGTCTGATGGGCGGCGCCAGCCAGGCCAAGCAGCCGGCGGCGGCCTGA
- a CDS encoding SelT/SelW/SelH family protein gives MSAHKPEIVITYCTQCQWLLRAAWLAQELLSTFADDLGKVSLAPSTGGAFRITCDDVQIWERKADGGFPEAKVLKQRVRDQIDPQRDLGHNDRAQ, from the coding sequence ATGTCCGCACATAAACCCGAGATCGTGATCACCTATTGCACCCAGTGTCAGTGGCTGTTGCGTGCTGCGTGGCTGGCACAGGAGCTGTTGAGTACGTTTGCCGACGATCTGGGGAAAGTGTCCCTGGCACCATCAACCGGCGGCGCGTTTCGCATCACCTGCGACGATGTGCAGATCTGGGAGCGCAAGGCCGATGGTGGCTTCCCGGAGGCCAAGGTGCTCAAGCAGCGCGTGCGTGATCAGATCGATCCGCAGCGCGACCTGGGGCACAACGACCGCGCCCAGTGA
- a CDS encoding patatin-like phospholipase family protein, translated as MRRLLSCLFLCLLPLLADAAESPRPKIGLVLSGGAARGLAHIGVLKALEEQGIQVDAIAGTSMGAVIGGLYASGYKIDELEKLALNIDWQQALSDAPPREDVPFRRKQDDRDFLVKQKLSFRDDGSLGLPLGVIQGQNLALLLESMFAHSSNTRNFDKLPIPFRAVATDITTGEKVVFSKGHLPQVIRASMSIPAVFAPVELDGRLLVDGGMTDNIPLDLAREMGVDIAIVVDIGTPLRSRKQLATVVDVLNQSITLMTRRNSEEQLKALHPKDVLIQPPLAAYGVTDFGRAKDMIDAGYRATRALDLRLAHLRPAEPVDPQLTAARTPGERTPVITAIEVENDSKVSDDVIRYYIRQELGEPLNLGRLQSDMGTLYGLDYFEQVQYRVVKKAKNNTLVISARGKRSGTDYLRLGLNLSDDMRGDSAFNLGASYRVNGINRLGAEWLTRVQIGDRQELYSEFYQPMDTGSRYFVAPYISAQAQNVELILDNDPISEYRLERYGFGLNVGRQIGNSGEIRFGVGEAWGKADVRIGDRDLPSVSFSEGFYELKYSFDSFDNVYFPHTGEDIALAFREFEPGLGSDQRYRQWEFKLDKAMSRGPDTLILGGRYGRTLDKSDVVISSFLLGGARQLSGFREDAISGQNVSLMRAVYYRRLTPRSYLPLDFPLYLGASVERGRAWNNDNQFDSGYINAASIFLGFDTPLGPLNFSYGFNDDNQKAVYLNLGQTF; from the coding sequence ATGCGCCGCCTGCTGTCCTGCCTGTTCCTCTGCCTGCTGCCCCTGCTCGCCGATGCCGCCGAAAGCCCGCGGCCTAAAATTGGCCTGGTGTTGTCTGGGGGCGCCGCACGTGGCCTGGCGCATATTGGTGTGCTCAAGGCGCTGGAAGAACAAGGCATCCAGGTCGACGCGATTGCGGGCACCAGCATGGGCGCGGTGATCGGCGGGTTGTACGCCTCGGGCTACAAGATCGATGAGCTGGAAAAACTCGCGCTCAATATCGACTGGCAACAGGCCTTGTCCGACGCCCCGCCTCGGGAAGACGTGCCGTTCAGGCGCAAGCAGGATGACCGCGACTTCCTGGTCAAACAGAAACTGAGCTTTCGCGACGACGGCAGCCTCGGCCTGCCGCTGGGCGTGATCCAGGGCCAGAACCTGGCGTTGCTGCTGGAAAGCATGTTCGCCCACAGCAGCAATACGCGTAATTTCGACAAGCTGCCGATTCCATTCCGGGCCGTGGCCACCGACATCACCACCGGCGAAAAAGTCGTGTTCAGCAAGGGCCACCTGCCCCAGGTGATACGCGCCAGCATGTCGATCCCGGCGGTATTCGCTCCGGTGGAGCTGGACGGGCGCCTGCTGGTGGACGGCGGCATGACCGACAACATCCCGCTGGACCTGGCACGAGAAATGGGCGTGGACATCGCCATCGTGGTGGACATCGGCACGCCGCTACGCTCACGCAAGCAATTGGCGACGGTGGTTGATGTGCTTAACCAGTCCATCACCTTGATGACGCGGCGTAACTCCGAGGAGCAACTCAAGGCCTTGCACCCCAAGGACGTGTTGATCCAACCGCCCCTGGCGGCCTACGGCGTGACGGATTTCGGACGCGCCAAGGACATGATCGATGCCGGCTACCGCGCCACGCGTGCCCTCGACCTGCGCCTGGCGCACTTGCGCCCCGCCGAACCGGTAGACCCGCAACTGACCGCCGCCCGCACGCCAGGCGAGCGCACCCCGGTCATTACCGCCATCGAGGTGGAAAACGACTCCAAAGTCAGCGACGACGTGATCCGCTACTACATCCGCCAGGAGTTGGGCGAACCGCTCAACCTCGGCCGCCTGCAATCGGACATGGGCACGCTGTACGGCCTCGACTATTTCGAGCAGGTGCAATACCGCGTGGTGAAAAAGGCCAAGAACAACACTCTGGTCATCAGTGCGCGAGGCAAACGCAGCGGCACCGACTACCTGCGCCTGGGCTTGAACCTGTCGGATGACATGCGCGGCGACAGCGCCTTCAACCTGGGCGCCAGCTATCGGGTGAACGGTATCAACCGCCTCGGCGCCGAATGGCTGACGCGGGTACAGATCGGCGATCGCCAGGAGCTGTACAGCGAGTTCTACCAACCCATGGATACGGGCTCGCGCTACTTTGTCGCGCCCTATATCAGCGCTCAGGCGCAGAACGTCGAGCTCATCCTGGACAACGACCCCATCTCGGAATATCGGCTGGAGCGCTACGGTTTCGGCTTGAACGTCGGACGGCAAATCGGCAACAGCGGCGAAATCCGCTTCGGCGTGGGTGAAGCCTGGGGCAAGGCGGACGTGCGCATTGGCGATCGCGACCTGCCGAGCGTGAGCTTCAGCGAGGGCTTCTATGAGCTGAAATACTCGTTCGATTCTTTCGACAACGTGTATTTCCCGCACACCGGCGAAGACATCGCCCTGGCCTTCCGTGAGTTCGAACCGGGGCTGGGTTCTGACCAGCGCTACCGCCAATGGGAATTCAAGCTGGACAAAGCCATGAGCCGCGGCCCCGACACCCTGATCCTGGGCGGACGCTACGGCCGCACCCTGGATAAATCCGATGTGGTGATCTCCAGCTTCCTGCTGGGTGGCGCGCGACAATTGTCGGGCTTTCGCGAAGATGCGATCTCGGGCCAGAACGTCAGCCTGATGCGCGCCGTGTACTACCGCCGCCTCACACCACGCTCCTACCTGCCGCTGGATTTCCCCTTATACCTGGGCGCCTCGGTGGAGCGCGGCCGGGCATGGAACAACGACAATCAGTTCGACAGCGGGTATATCAACGCGGCGAGTATTTTCCTCGGCTTTGATACGCCACTGGGCCCGCTGAATTTCAGCTATGGATTCAATGATGACAACCAGAAGGCGGTGTACCTGAACCTGGGCCAGACCTTCTGA
- a CDS encoding MarR family transcriptional regulator: MPLTDQHRFGMQLAQMSRGWRAELDRRLAGLGLSQARWLVLLHLARFTEAPTQRELAQSVGVEGPTLARLLDSLEGQGLVQRQAVVEDRRAKRILLCDSARPLIDQIETIATALRHELFVGVDEEDLRVCMRVHGHILANLEKS; the protein is encoded by the coding sequence ATGCCGTTAACCGATCAACACCGCTTTGGCATGCAGTTGGCGCAGATGTCCCGTGGTTGGCGCGCCGAGCTGGACCGCCGTTTGGCGGGGCTGGGGTTGTCCCAGGCGCGGTGGCTGGTGCTGTTGCACCTGGCCCGTTTTACCGAAGCACCTACGCAACGTGAACTGGCACAGAGTGTCGGGGTAGAAGGGCCGACCCTGGCGCGTCTGCTCGACAGCCTGGAAGGCCAGGGCCTGGTGCAACGCCAGGCGGTAGTGGAAGACCGCCGTGCCAAACGTATCCTGCTGTGTGACAGCGCCAGGCCTCTTATTGACCAGATCGAGACCATCGCCACGGCGTTGCGTCACGAACTGTTCGTGGGCGTGGACGAAGAGGATCTGCGGGTGTGCATGCGCGTGCACGGGCATATTTTGGCGAATCTGGAAAAGTCCTGA
- the recQ gene encoding DNA helicase RecQ, which produces MLEQAQRVLKDIFGYDSFRGRQGAIIERVASGGDALVLMPTGGGKSLCFQVPALLRNGLAVVVSPLIALMDDQVATLEELGVAAASLNSTLSAEQQRDLAARIKRGEVKMLYLAPERLVQPRMLAFLQSLEIALFAIDEAHCVSQWGHDFRREYLQLGQLAELFPDVPRIALTATADKRTREEIVERLHLQNAERFLSSFDRPNIFYRIVPKEQPRKQLLAFLSERRSDAGIVYCLSRKKVDEVAAFLCEQGYPALPYHAGLPNETRSAHQKRFLNEEGLIMVATIAFGMGIDKSNVRFVAHMDLPKSLEAYYQETGRAGRDGLPADAWMVYGLQDVVMLKQMLQNSEGDERHKRLEQHKLDAMLSLCEETRCRRQTLLAYFDEDMPQPCGHCDNCTDGVQTWDATEPARQALSTIYRTGQRYGVGHLVDVLLGKDNEKVRSFGHEKLSVYGVGKARAEGEWRSLFRQMVARGLVDIDIEGFGGLRLNDSCRPLLKGEVSLELRRDLKPQTTAKSSTSQASQLVRGEEREQWEALRTLRRNLAQEHSVPPYVIFPDSTLLEMLREQPTTMAEMARVSGVGARKLERYGQAFLEVLGGQAEAPREVADIRHELISLARAGMTPLQIAGQLQCSEKNVYTLLAEAIGKQQLSLEQALDLPEDLLGEIQDAFLDGEGELPPVAEIAPLFTGRVPEGVLYCVRAALQSEFEI; this is translated from the coding sequence ATGCTCGAGCAGGCTCAACGCGTCCTCAAGGACATCTTCGGCTACGACAGTTTTCGTGGCCGCCAGGGTGCGATCATTGAGCGCGTGGCCAGTGGCGGCGATGCCCTGGTCCTGATGCCTACCGGTGGCGGCAAGTCGTTGTGCTTCCAGGTGCCGGCGCTGTTGCGCAATGGCCTGGCCGTGGTGGTGTCGCCGCTGATCGCATTGATGGACGATCAGGTCGCCACCCTGGAAGAGCTCGGCGTCGCTGCCGCTTCCCTGAATTCCACCCTCAGCGCCGAGCAGCAGCGCGACCTGGCGGCGCGGATCAAGCGCGGCGAAGTGAAGATGCTCTACCTGGCGCCGGAAAGGCTGGTGCAGCCACGTATGCTGGCGTTCCTGCAGAGCCTGGAAATTGCCCTCTTCGCCATCGACGAAGCTCACTGTGTGTCTCAGTGGGGCCACGATTTCCGCCGCGAATACCTGCAACTCGGTCAACTGGCGGAGCTGTTTCCCGACGTGCCGCGTATTGCCCTGACCGCCACCGCCGACAAGCGGACCCGCGAGGAAATCGTCGAGCGTCTGCACTTGCAGAATGCCGAGCGTTTCCTGTCGAGCTTTGACCGACCGAATATCTTCTACCGCATCGTGCCCAAGGAACAGCCGCGCAAGCAGTTGCTGGCGTTCCTGTCCGAGCGCCGCAGCGATGCGGGTATCGTCTATTGCCTGTCACGCAAGAAGGTCGATGAAGTTGCCGCGTTCCTCTGTGAGCAGGGTTACCCGGCGCTGCCTTATCACGCCGGTTTGCCCAACGAAACACGCTCGGCCCATCAGAAGCGCTTCCTCAACGAGGAAGGCCTGATCATGGTGGCGACCATCGCCTTCGGCATGGGCATCGACAAATCCAACGTGCGCTTCGTGGCGCACATGGACCTGCCCAAGTCCCTCGAGGCCTATTACCAGGAAACCGGCCGCGCCGGTCGTGACGGCCTGCCGGCGGATGCGTGGATGGTCTACGGCCTGCAAGACGTGGTGATGCTCAAGCAGATGCTGCAGAACTCCGAAGGCGACGAGCGCCACAAGCGTCTGGAGCAGCACAAACTCGACGCCATGCTCTCGCTGTGTGAAGAGACCCGCTGCCGTCGCCAGACGCTGCTGGCGTATTTCGATGAAGACATGCCGCAACCGTGCGGTCATTGCGATAACTGCACCGACGGCGTGCAGACCTGGGACGCTACCGAGCCGGCGCGTCAGGCGTTGTCGACGATCTACCGCACCGGTCAGCGCTATGGCGTGGGCCATCTGGTGGATGTGCTGCTGGGCAAGGACAACGAAAAAGTCCGCAGCTTCGGCCACGAAAAACTCTCCGTCTACGGCGTCGGCAAGGCCCGCGCCGAGGGCGAATGGCGTTCACTGTTCCGCCAGATGGTCGCGCGCGGGCTGGTGGACATCGATATCGAAGGCTTCGGCGGCCTGCGTCTGAACGACAGCTGCCGGCCCTTGCTCAAGGGCGAAGTCAGCCTGGAGCTGCGCCGCGACCTCAAACCGCAGACCACCGCCAAGAGCAGCACCAGCCAGGCCAGCCAGCTGGTGCGTGGCGAGGAGCGCGAACAGTGGGAAGCCTTGCGTACCCTGCGCCGCAACCTGGCGCAGGAACACAGTGTGCCGCCCTACGTCATCTTTCCCGACTCGACCTTGCTGGAGATGCTTCGCGAGCAACCCACCACCATGGCCGAGATGGCCAGGGTCAGCGGCGTGGGGGCGCGCAAGCTGGAGCGTTATGGCCAGGCCTTCCTCGAAGTGCTCGGTGGCCAGGCCGAAGCGCCCAGGGAAGTCGCCGATATTCGCCACGAACTGATCAGCCTGGCCCGTGCCGGCATGACCCCGCTGCAGATCGCCGGCCAGCTGCAGTGCTCGGAAAAGAACGTCTACACGTTGCTCGCCGAAGCCATCGGCAAGCAGCAGTTGTCGTTGGAGCAGGCCCTTGATTTGCCTGAGGATCTGCTCGGCGAGATCCAGGACGCTTTTCTCGACGGGGAAGGCGAATTGCCACCTGTCGCGGAGATCGCGCCACTGTTTACCGGGCGTGTTCCCGAGGGCGTCTTGTACTGCGTTCGTGCCGCTTTGCAGTCTGAATTCGAGATTTAG